ttaacttatagtaactataacatataaagaataactatattaactgtagagtaactataacaatcaatagatcataagtaaatatattaaatatagagtaactataacaaataaagagtaactatatgaactgtagagtaactataacaattaATAGATCTTAAGTAACTATGTTaattatatagtaactataacatataaagagtaactatataaatattaagagtaactatataaatattaagagtaactatcacatttaatgataactatatttgtatttgtacaggTTCAATAATACATTCAATTGATACAAACCACAACATCTTTGAAAATCCAAATAATGAGCAAGAAGAAAACATTGATAAAGAATTAGATGGCAGTTTAATTGGAGAAGCAAGGAAAGCAACCGATGAGATTTATGATCTATATTGCAAACATGCTGCTATTATTGGTTTTAGTGTACGAAAAGGGAAGAatagatataaagaaggaaccaCAATTGTTAATGGAAAATACTTCTACTGCTCTGCTGTGGAATAAGAGACCCTCCTAAAAACAAAGAACTAAAAAATGAAGATGATCAATCAGatgcaaaaaagaaagaaaggagaaagagggttatgataacaagaacaaaatgtgaagctcaaatatttgcaaagaagaatgaaaatggagattttgaaatagaaaagcaTGTAGTGGTACATAATCACCCATTGACAAGAGAAATAAGTAATTATCTCCACCGATCGGAACGACAAATGACAGAACCTAAAAAAGAAGCTATTGAGGCAATGTCAGAATGTGGTCTAAGACCAATGGAGTCTTATAGGTATATGTCAACAGAAACTGGCGGAGACGACTGTGTAGGTCATACGATGATTGATCATCTAAACTACTGCTACAagttaaaaatgaagcaaattgATGGCAAGGATTCACAAACACTAGTGAACAAACTGTATGACATACAATCAATAGATCCCGAGTTCTTTTTCAGAGTAAGACTCAATGCTGAAGGAAAAGTTGAGTGCCTATTTTGGAGGGATTCTATGATGAGAGAAGATTACAAAATATATGGAGATGTTCTAGTTTTTGATACTACATTCAGAACCAATAAGTACAATCTCATATGTGCTCCATTTGTTGGTATCAATAACCATTGCAAAAACACAATGTTTGCTTGTGCTTTCATTGGGGATGAAACCACAGAATCTTTCGTTTGGGTGTTTGAAACTTTTCTGAAGGCTATGGGAGGAAAGCACCCTATATCAATTTTCACTGATCAAGATGCAGCTATTGCTGCTGGAATAGAACAGGTACCTcttcatatattatagttactattttgacaatatagtaactctttataaaatatagttactattttaacaatatagtaactctttataaaatatagttactattttgacaatatagtatctctttataaaatatagttactattttgacaatatagtaactcttaattcaatatagttactattctgaaattatagtaacactttataaagtatagttactattttgacaatatagtaagtatttataaaatatagttactattttgaaaatatagaaactcttattaaaatatagttaatattttgacaatataggaATTCTTTTATAaagtatagtaactctttataaaatatagttactattttgtggaactatatatattcattattgtttttcaGGTTTTTCCTTCTTCAAGACACAGGTTATGCTTGTGGCACTTGAGTAAAAATGCAAACAGTAGGTTTGGTTTATTGAAGTCTgataaaaacttcaaaaacgCATTCTACAAGTGTTTAAGTGGGTGTATAACACcaaatgattttgaagaaacttgGAAATCTATGATCAACACTTTTAAGCTGGAAAAATATGACTGGTTCAACAGATTGTATGGTCTTAAAGAAAAATGGTGTACagctttaagtaaagattttttttctgCCGGTATACTTTCTTCACAAAGAAGTGAAAGTACAAACCATGCTGTTGGTTTTAAAGCAAATAAAAGTACAACATTAACAGAGTTCTATAGTATTTTTCAAGCTACAATAAATCGATGGAGAAAAACCGAAGAAAAAGACGACTTTGACTGTACAAGGGGAATACCAACTTCAGAGCTAAGTATGAGTGCTATATTAAAACAGGCAGCAAATGTATACACGATAACACTTTTCCGTGATTTTGAAGAAGAGTTCAAGCTTTCTGTGGCAAGTAGTACAATGTTCAAGGGAAGTGTAGGAAGAACAGTGTTTTTTGAAGTGTGGATAGAAGGAATAACAGGTAAAAAAACTATAAatctttatttaatatttagagTAGATGTTCTTTTGAATAATATTACATTATATGTAAATAATCTAACAGGATCAAGCCAAGAAGTTCAATACAAAATGGAAGATTCAACCGTCACTTGCACATGCAAAAACTTTGAAGAATCTGGATGGTTGTGCTTCCATTGTTTAAGAATATTGCATTTACATTCAATCAATACAATTCCAGATCGTTACATAACAACAAGATAGACTAGATATGCAAAGAAACAGATATGGGAAAGGGTTGATACAATAAAAAGGGAGAAAGGTGAAATCAACAATTTTACTGGTTGGAGATTACATATGATCAGAAGGtaattttttcaatatacatTAGTTCATTTTCATATAGTTACAATTACAGTTGATATTTTACTTAACACTTAAACTCTATACCACAGATACTATAACTTAATTTTGAAAGGGCATAAGATAGCAAAGGCCAGAAAATTTATCGAGGAGAAGTTTAAAATGGATAATAAAGCAGttgatgaaatcataaaaaaggaagaagaaaggaaggcaaaagaagaagcTGCAAAGATAGCAGAACAAGAAAAGGCAAAAGCTGAAGCACAACGAGAAACACAAGACGGGGAATCAACTAATTCTGAAATAACAATTGTGCTTGATCCTGATCGTGCTAATACTAAAGGAAAGAGTAAGAAGAGAATAAAGGGTCAATATGACAATTACAAGCAGCCatcaaagaaaggaaaaaagaaacacaaagaaTTTGGATCCAAGACACCCAATATTCAATTATTTACAcctaaagaacaactattttagtGATGTTCTTGTTTTATTATCATATACAGTTACTTCAACATTTTTAAACAAATTTATTGAGTGTTTATACTATAGTTCTCCTTTACAATACATAGTTACTATACATTcagtatagtaactctttataaacacacaatttttatttatagtaactcgttataaaatagttactattttgacaatataatatctcttaatacaatatagttactattctgaaaatatagtaactctttataaaatatagttactattttgacaatatagtaactcttaataaaatatagttactattctgataatatagtaactctttataaaatatacttactttttttacaatatagtaactttttataaaatatagttactatttaaaaaatatagtaacttttagaacaatatagttactattctaaaaaaatatagtaacgttttttatgcaatcaaaatgacttatagtaactatatgttactcaaaaataaaataccataaaaaagagagtaattGTATCTTATTAAAGATAACTATATCTgtaagatagtaactatttgaATTTATACACAAAATTATTCACTTTTTATATATACCAACTCTTCACATTTAGTGGTCACCCTTCtttacatatagtaactctatataaaatatagttactattttgataaTATAGTAACTTTCGTTATGCAATCATATGACTTACAAATTtataagagtaactatatttgaAGAAAGGTaactatttcattcaaatagaaactatatttaaaataagtaaattgaACAATCTGACACAAATACTGCAAAAGTTATAATTACTCTCATATATCAAACAATTAAAAATCAttgagagtaactatatcaaacttAGAATTAATTGTACATTCTAAGTAGTAATTCGACTACATACAAacacaaaaaattaaattgttttttcaGCAATAATTATTAACCACGTGAAGCACCTCGTCCACGTGCCTTCCCGCGTATGCCTCCTCGGGTGCGTCTCCCGCCTTTGCCACGTCCTTTCCCTTCAACATTGACATCTGTCTCAGCTTCATCTTCTGTTTCAACATGTTTGGATTTCCTTGCTGAACTATTTCTTgcaacaatttcaatttttgaagCATCATTCATGTATTTCTGCGTCAACTCTTCCCTTTGTTTAATTAGGGCATCCAAAACATCTCGTTTCCTGTATTTCCTGAATGCAACCATTCGTTTCAGATATTCATCTCTGTAACAATTCAAATCTGACAACACAATGGTGCCACAAATACAAGCCCTGAGAAACTTCCTGAAATCTTCCTGCAAATATTTGAACAGTAACTATTAGAataaaaacagtaactatgataacaaaacaataactataaagaatgaaaagaaaaatatgaataacattaattatttttaacacAAAAACTTACATCTGCCAAGGGATCAAGGTCAAAAATCCCAACACCATCTTGTACCGTTTCAACACCATGAAAAACCATCATAAACATCATCAAATAGACACAACAGTCTTTGTCATAAGCACCTCGCTTCCAATTACCACCGACCGGGATAAATTTGAAGCTTTTAATAtcttcatgatgaatgttatccATATTTTTCAGTAGTTTTTCCAATGAAGAACACTGTACAAAACATATAGTAGGTATTatcaacatatagtaacctttgaaatcatatagtaactattaccaacatatagtaagaattaaaatcatatagtaactattaaaatcatatagtaactattaccaGTTGGttaaaaatcatatagtaactattaaaatcatatagtaaccattaaaatcatatagtaactattaaaatcatatagtaactattagaaTCATATAGGaaccattaaaatcatatagtaaccattaccaacatatagtaacctttggaatcatatagtaactattttataacgatagtaactattttaaaaacatagttactgttttaaacaaaTAGTAACCTTGTCAAAAATATAGTTCCTCTAAAAAAGAAAGACTAatataaaggtaactataaCATTTATAGAGTaactacaacaacaaaaaaggtaactataaaaaaaacttaCCAAGACAGAATAAGCTTTCTTCCTTTGTTCCATCTCTTTTGGTTCCAGAAGCATATTATCAAAGAAATAGACACTTTTGTCTTTCATACTAATGACAAACAGGTAATAATGCTTCGGGTCTTCAATCAGAACAGGAGCATAAAtctatataaaaaagaaaaacaacagaTTACAACTACAAGAAaggagacaaaaaaaaaagataatatggttatataaagaaaatataaatcatacCATATTACAATCTTTCAACGATTGAACTCCATTTACATCTTTCACACCATAATTAAGACAAACACACAATTCAGACAAGATTTTTTCATTGCCTGGTTTCTCAATCAAATCAGCAACATATTTCTGCAAATcaatattaaaagaaaaattaaacaaaggccaaaaaaatttaaaataattaacattttatattattaaaaatataacttaCACAATATGTGCCACCTAAAAACAGCTTCTGAGGAGAACCAGCAGGATTCCTTTCATTTTCATTCAATAAAAAAGCCCAAGCTTCAATATGAATCAAAAGAATATCAAATGTGGAAGGAAGGGTCCACATGTCATCTCTTCCTACCGCAATAAAATGATTGTATTGTATAACTTTATCactgaaaaacataaaaaagaaacaataaATATGTCAGAAGAATTATAAaggttactataataaataaaaggtaacaATAGAATATAAAAGGTAAATATAGTAAACAAAAGGATACTATAGTAtacaaatagtaactatattatatgaaaggtTACTATAAAGTTAGGGCAACAACTTCACTTTtaagaaaggtaactatattatatgaaaggtaactatattatatgaagGGTTACTATAAATAATGaaaagtaactatattatatgaaaggtaactacattatatgaaaggtaactataatatatgaaaggtaactataatatatgaatggtaactatattatttgaaaggtaactataaatTATTAAATGAGAAAACTTCTACTTACTCAGTCAAAATACCCTCTCCATCATTCAGAGCAGCAAAGTCCACAGCTTCTTGAACAAATGCTGGAAGATGCCTCATTAAATCTTCAAATGCTATCATAAACGGAGACATAAACATCACATTTTCCTCTATGCCATAGACACTGACATTCACTCTTGATACAACATGGTTGTTAATGATGCATTTTTGAAATGCAGCCCACACGCGCTCATATTCTTCTatttcttcatcatcatcctccgtAATTTCTTTATCTTTGCTTTTCAAAGAATCAAGAACTGCATTTATTTGAGTGTCAGGATCAACTTCTCGAATAATTGCTTCGGTAGATGTTGTTGCATCAACAACAGCAGCTGTAACAACTGCAGGCTCAGTTGGAACAACGGCAGAAGGTTGAGGGACAGCAGTAACAACTGGATTGTTACTTGAACCAAAAATGTCATCCCAACCATTTGGTAGATTCTTCACCAACTGATGAatctccaccaactcatcaaccATCTTTTGATAAGTGGAATTTTCCAAAATATCATCGCCATGGTTCTGCGAAGGCATTGAAGCCTTTAATTTGAACAGCTCTTCAGCATGGATGGCTGAAACTACATCCAGATCTCTCTTCATCAACAACCACTGACCATGAAAATCCTAATAACAAAATACATAAATTTAAATATGGAACATAATATGAAAATTTaactaaaaatacaaaaaatattataagaaaATGTATCTATAGTATATAAAGATAACTGTATAAAAGTTaactatagtatatgaaaagtaactatagaatataaaagataactatagaaaataaaagataactatagtaaataaaaggtaactatagtatataaaagaTATCTATAGTATACACAAGATAACTATAGtacataaaacatatagtaactatttataccatatagtaactgtttaaaacatatagttactatttattaaaacaaaGTAATGGTAACATAGTGTATGAAAGATAACTATagaatataaaagataactatagaatataaaagataactatatatACCTACATTTACTAAACCAAAGATAATGATAACAATAgtgtataaaagataactatactatatattgacaaatatatcaataataaaataaacttaCATCAGTGGCTTTAGAGAAAATTTCTTCATCTGTAGGATGAGAATTAGGGATTTCAAACTGAAGAATCCTAGGACGCCGACTTGGAATTCGACGCCCAACATAGGTCTGTTCAGCTCTTCCCCCACTGCTGCCTGCTTCATTTTCTTTCGAAATAGATTTGATTTGGGCCAAATCTATTTGACCATCAACAAAAACAAACTTTTTGGAATTGGATACTTCTCCTTCTCCAATATACCAGAACCATATAATGCACTCATATTGGCATTTTCAGCATGAATCCGATCGGTTACCATCTTCGATGTCCAATGCTGAATAAGAGGTAATTGATCAGGAATACCACTGGAATTCCTAAACTTAATCCTCTGAAAATACACAAGTTGCAAAAACACAACACAGCCTCCAAATGTCTTTTGATCTTTGCCTTTCaataaacaatttttaaatTTCACTGTTTCCTCACATAATACGTCAAGAACGTATTTACACCAATTGTATTTGGAAATCATTTTAGGATCTTCCAAAGCCTTAGCCAATCTCAAATCTACAGTCCTATTGGCTGTTGGAGTAAAAAATATAGAGAAAGcaacaaaaacaaataatt
This genomic stretch from Spinacia oleracea cultivar Varoflay chromosome 3, BTI_SOV_V1, whole genome shotgun sequence harbors:
- the LOC130469809 gene encoding protein FAR1-RELATED SEQUENCE 5-like encodes the protein MTEPKKEAIEAMSECGLRPMESYRYMSTETGGDDCVGHTMIDHLNYCYKLKMKQIDGKDSQTLVNKLYDIQSIDPEFFFRVRLNAEGKVECLFWRDSMMREDYKIYGDVLVFDTTFRTNKYNLICAPFVGINNHCKNTMFACAFIGDETTESFVWVFETFLKAMGGKHPISIFTDQDAAIAAGIEQVFPSSRHRLCLWHLSKNANSRFGLLKSDKNFKNAFYKCLSGCITPNDFEETWKSMINTFKLEKYDWFNRLYGLKEKWCTALSKDFFSAGILSSQRSESTNHAVGFKANKSTTLTEFYSIFQATINRWRKTEEKDDFDCTRGIPTSELSMSAILKQAANVYTITLFRDFEEEFKLSVASSTMFKGSVGRTVFFEVWIEGITGSSQEVQYKMEDSTVTCTCKNFEESGWLYAKKQIWERVDTIKREKGEINNFTGWRLHMIRRYYNLILKGHKIAKARKFIEEKFKMDNKAVDEIIKKEEERKAKEEAAKIAEQEKAKAEAQRETQDGESTNSEITIVLDPDRANTKGKSKKRIKGQYDNYKQPSKKGKKKHKEFGSKTPNIQLFTPKEQLF